One Vitis vinifera cultivar Pinot Noir 40024 chromosome 8, ASM3070453v1 genomic window carries:
- the LOC100262356 gene encoding F-box/kelch-repeat protein At2g44130: MEAFRKLSSPKDMAQFTELIPGLPEEIALECFTRLPYTSHRVAAQVCRRWGELLQGKEFYYLRKQTGFTHKAACLVQALPVLSESDGRKPVRPPSYGISVFDSVSRTWERIAPVPKYPDGLPLFCQVTSSEGKLVVMGGWDPESYDPVKDVFVYDFTTRRWKQGRDMPSKRSFFAAGELEGRIFVAGGHDDSKNALSTAWVYDVRRDEWSELTRMSDERDECQGVVIGSEFWVVSGYGTESQGGFVKSAESLDLETGRWSRVDEAWGTNQCPRSCVGVGKDGKLFSWAESDTAVGVGACAVDLGDWTLLTGSAYQGAPQGFFLVERKEGQNGKLERIEVGDGFSGFVQSGCCVEI; this comes from the coding sequence ATGGAAGCTTTTAGAAAACTGAGTTCACCGAAAGATATGGCCCAGTTCACTGAGTTGATTCCGGGTTTGCCTGAAGAAATCGCTCTCGAGTGCTTCACTCGGTTGCCTTACACATCTCACCGAGTCGCCGCCCAGGTTTGCCGTCGATGGGGGGAGCTTCTTCAGGGCAAGGAGTTCTACTACCTCAGAAAGCAAACCGGATTCACCCACAAAGCAGCTTGCTTGGTTCAAGCGCTCCCTGTTCTGTCCGAATCCGATGGGCGAAAACCGGTCCGACCACCGAGTTATGGGATTTCAGTTTTTGATTCGGTGAGTAGGACTTGGGAGCGAATCGCTCCGGTTCCCAAGTATCCAGATGGGCTTCCGTTGTTCTGCCAGGTGACAAGCTCGGAGGGCAAGCTCGTGGTGATGGGTGGCTGGGACCCCGAGAGTTACGACCCCGTAAAAGATGTGTTTGTCTACGATTTCACCACTCGGCGGTGGAAGCAAGGCAGGGACATGCCATCGAAGCGTTCGTTCTTCGCCGCGGGAGAACTGGAAGGGCGGATATTCGTTGCCGGCGGCCACGACGACAGCAAGAACGCGCTGAGCACCGCCTGGGTATACGACGTTAGGAGGGACGAGTGGAGTGAGTTGACCCGGATGAGCGATGAACGAGACGAGTGCCAAGGTGTCGTAATCGGGTCCGAGTTCTGGGTGGTTAGCGGTTACGGCACCGAGAGCCAAGGAGGGTTCGTGAAAAGCGCCGAGTCTCTCGATCTGGAAACCGGTCGGTGGAGCCGAGTCGACGAGGCGTGGGGGACAAATCAGTGTCCGAGGTCGTGTGTCGGTGTGGGTAAAGATGGGAAGCTGTTTAGCTGGGCCGAATCGGACACGGCGGTGGGCGTGGGGGCTTGTGCAGTCGACTTAGGAGACTGGACACTTTTGACCGGCTCGGCTTACCAGGGTGCACCACAAGGGTTCTTTTTGGTGGAGAGAAAGGAAGGACAAAATGGGAAATTGGAGAGAATAGAagtgggggatggattttcggGATTTGTACAATCAGGGTGTTGCGTGGAGATCTGA